The Thermoanaerobaculia bacterium genome includes a window with the following:
- the sufT gene encoding putative Fe-S cluster assembly protein SufT codes for MPGYPQSILSLSRDVVAMQIPSGERIALPSKTLVRITQTLGGNFTVEVPSLGGLFRIEGKDADALGVEMPEEARKSLEASASADTSTAEGVEKAVWEQLKTVFDPEIPINIVELGLVYNMEVKPVEKGYRIEVKMTLTAPGCGMGAAIADDAKRKIESVPGVVDTDVQLVWEPVWGPNMMSEAAKLTLGFM; via the coding sequence ATGCCCGGTTATCCTCAGTCGATTCTGTCCCTTTCCCGCGACGTCGTCGCGATGCAGATCCCTTCCGGCGAGCGGATCGCCCTGCCGTCGAAAACGCTCGTCCGGATCACCCAGACCCTCGGCGGGAACTTCACCGTGGAAGTCCCGTCGCTCGGCGGCCTGTTCCGCATCGAAGGAAAGGATGCGGACGCGCTCGGCGTCGAGATGCCGGAGGAGGCCAGGAAGTCCCTGGAGGCTTCGGCTTCGGCGGACACGTCGACCGCCGAGGGCGTCGAGAAGGCGGTCTGGGAGCAACTCAAGACCGTGTTCGACCCCGAGATCCCGATCAACATCGTGGAGCTGGGGCTCGTCTACAACATGGAGGTCAAGCCCGTCGAGAAGGGATACCGCATCGAGGTGAAAATGACCCTGACGGCGCCCGGCTGCGGTATGGGCGCCGCGATCGCCGACGACGCGAAGCGCAAGATCGAATCGGTTCCCGGCGTCGTGGACACGGACGTGCAACTGGTGTGGGAGCCGGTTTGGGGGCCCAACATGATGAGCGAAGCTGCCAAACTGACGCTCGGCTTCATGTAA